In Zingiber officinale cultivar Zhangliang chromosome 3B, Zo_v1.1, whole genome shotgun sequence, a single window of DNA contains:
- the LOC122055855 gene encoding transcription factor bHLH18-like isoform X2, whose product MEALASSLYCDMGMDHSLFDQWELTALDHEFNAAQHLESRPQKTAKTRSWSSSTSTATTTTKFNSAPLPDAAASGPMILSFASPDLTFYGDLAPELKEEMEVLVATGDLKRSFDTMLGQGPKRGRTASHNQEHILAERKRREKLSQRFVALSAIVPGLKKMDKASVLGDAIKYLKQLQEKVQSLEDQIAKRSIESAVLVKKSHLCNYGDSSSGNENSNESHDESLPQIEARVCAKSILIKIHCENHKGALVRAISEIEKLHLSVTTTSVMAFTRASLDITVMAQMDEEFSMTVKDLVKQLSSACRQLK is encoded by the exons ATGGAAGCATTAGCATCTTCGTTATATTGCGATATG GGAATGGATCACAGCCTGTTTGATCAGTGGGAGCTGACTGCACTCGACCACGAGTTCAATGCAGCGCAGCATCTAGAATCGAGGCCCCAAAAGACGGCCAAAACTAGGAGCTGGAGTTCTTCCACCTCcaccgccaccaccaccaccaagttcAACTCTGCTCCGCTGCCGGATGCAGCAGCGTCAGGCCCGATGATTCTATCGTTCGCCAGCCCGGATTTGACTTTCTACGGCGATCTTGCTCCTGAACTTAAAGAAGAGATGGAGGTGTTGGTTGCGACGGGCGACTTGAAGAGGAGCTTCGACACCATGCTTGGACAAGGACCCAAGAGGGGCAGAACGGCCTCACATAATCAGGAGCATATCTTGGCTGAGAGGAAGCGAAGGGAGAAACTCAGCCAGCGTTTTGTCGCGCTCTCTGCGATTGTTCCAGGCTTAAAGAAG ATGGACAAAGCCTCTGTTCTTGGGGATGCCATCAAGTACCTGAAGCAGCTCCAGGAGAAGGTGCAGTCTCTGGAAGATCAAATCGCAAAAAGGAGCATTGAGTCTGCAGTTTTGGTGAAGAAGTCTCATCTTTGTAATTACGGCGACAGCTCGTCAGGGAACGAGAATTCCAACGAGAGCCATGATGAATCTCTTCCGCAGATCGAAGCCAGGGTTTGTGCGAAATCCATTTTGATCAAGATTCACTGCGAAAACCACAAGGGAGCACTGGTGAGAGCCATTTCGGAGATTGAGAAGCTTCATCTCTCTGTAACCACCACCAGCGTCATGGCTTTCACTAGAGCTTCTCTCGACATCACTGTAATGGCTCAG ATGGATGAGGAATTTTCCATGACAGTCAAGGATTTGGTGAAGCAATTGAGCTCAGCTTGCAGGCAACTCAAGTGA
- the LOC122055855 gene encoding transcription factor bHLH18-like isoform X1, with the protein MEALASSLYCDMDLQGMDHSLFDQWELTALDHEFNAAQHLESRPQKTAKTRSWSSSTSTATTTTKFNSAPLPDAAASGPMILSFASPDLTFYGDLAPELKEEMEVLVATGDLKRSFDTMLGQGPKRGRTASHNQEHILAERKRREKLSQRFVALSAIVPGLKKMDKASVLGDAIKYLKQLQEKVQSLEDQIAKRSIESAVLVKKSHLCNYGDSSSGNENSNESHDESLPQIEARVCAKSILIKIHCENHKGALVRAISEIEKLHLSVTTTSVMAFTRASLDITVMAQMDEEFSMTVKDLVKQLSSACRQLK; encoded by the exons ATGGAAGCATTAGCATCTTCGTTATATTGCGATATG GACTTACAGGGAATGGATCACAGCCTGTTTGATCAGTGGGAGCTGACTGCACTCGACCACGAGTTCAATGCAGCGCAGCATCTAGAATCGAGGCCCCAAAAGACGGCCAAAACTAGGAGCTGGAGTTCTTCCACCTCcaccgccaccaccaccaccaagttcAACTCTGCTCCGCTGCCGGATGCAGCAGCGTCAGGCCCGATGATTCTATCGTTCGCCAGCCCGGATTTGACTTTCTACGGCGATCTTGCTCCTGAACTTAAAGAAGAGATGGAGGTGTTGGTTGCGACGGGCGACTTGAAGAGGAGCTTCGACACCATGCTTGGACAAGGACCCAAGAGGGGCAGAACGGCCTCACATAATCAGGAGCATATCTTGGCTGAGAGGAAGCGAAGGGAGAAACTCAGCCAGCGTTTTGTCGCGCTCTCTGCGATTGTTCCAGGCTTAAAGAAG ATGGACAAAGCCTCTGTTCTTGGGGATGCCATCAAGTACCTGAAGCAGCTCCAGGAGAAGGTGCAGTCTCTGGAAGATCAAATCGCAAAAAGGAGCATTGAGTCTGCAGTTTTGGTGAAGAAGTCTCATCTTTGTAATTACGGCGACAGCTCGTCAGGGAACGAGAATTCCAACGAGAGCCATGATGAATCTCTTCCGCAGATCGAAGCCAGGGTTTGTGCGAAATCCATTTTGATCAAGATTCACTGCGAAAACCACAAGGGAGCACTGGTGAGAGCCATTTCGGAGATTGAGAAGCTTCATCTCTCTGTAACCACCACCAGCGTCATGGCTTTCACTAGAGCTTCTCTCGACATCACTGTAATGGCTCAG ATGGATGAGGAATTTTCCATGACAGTCAAGGATTTGGTGAAGCAATTGAGCTCAGCTTGCAGGCAACTCAAGTGA